TTGTCGAAGAACGAGACGCGCAGTTTGTCGCGCCCGCCCTTGAGGCGGCCGAGGGCGTGGTTGACGAGCTGCGGCCCGAGGGCGGAGCCGCCGATGCCGATGACGAGGACTTCCTTGAACTTCACGCCGCCGGGCGCGGTGAGCTCGCCCTTGTGGACCTTGGCCGTGAAGTCCTTGATGGCGTCGAGGGTCGAGGTGATGGCCTGTTTCAACTCGGGCGTGGGCGCGAGGTCCGCGTTGCGGAGCCAGTAGTGGCCGACCATGCGGTTCTCATCGGGATTGGCGATGGCGCCGCCCTCAAGCGCGGCCATGTCGGCGAAGGCCTGCTGCAGCTTGGGCTGCATGGTCGTCAGGAAATCGTCGGGGAAGGGCATGCGGCTGATGTCGAGCGACAGGCCGAGCTTTGGGTTGGTGTAGTAGAGCGACTTGAAACGTTCCCAGTTCATAGGCGGGCAGAAATACCCCGGCCGGAAACCCGGAACCAGCACGAAATCCGGCATAACGGGGCGGTCAGTCCGGAAGAGGGAGGGATCGATCTCCAAATGCCGTTTAACACAGGGGTCGCGGAGAGCACGGAGAAGGAGGGTAAGGCGTCGTAGCGCAATTTTCGCGGCAGAGTTTAACCGGGGCGTGGCTATGCGCCGACCTCTGCTACCGTTTCACTGATTGAAGAAGAGGTAGAGTGTGGCCAACGAGCCACCGAAGATCAGCAGTGCCGAGATCATAACGATCGTGCCAAACGCGATGCCGACAACTGCATCCTGGCTGTCGGCCTGCCGATAACCTTCGCGATTGAGGGATGATTTTTCGACGCCCTCCGTGCGTTCGATTGTGTCGCCGGTCGATGCGCCGCTACTAAACAAAACCCCCAAGATGCATACGGCGAAGGATACGCCCCAAGCGTATTCAATGATGCTCTTCACACTTACATCGTTGCGATGGACAGCTAAGCCAAGCGCCGCACCGAGGATGATCAGCCAAGTAACCAGCGCAGTGATGAGCGCGTGCTTGATCAGCATGGAAACAGTTGGAGCAATAGGGCAGCTCTTGCCGGCATGGGAATAGGGCCTACCATTTTCCGTTCGGGAGCTTGGGCCTGACCGGGGCAGGCTTTTCGCAAATGATCAGGCCAATCATCAGGATGATGGTTTCTTCCTCGGTTTTGGGATTGTCCACGGTGGATGCAGGATTCTGAGCTGTCGGTGTGGTGGCTGCCTCCGTGGTGGGCGTCGCAAGAGTGGTCTGCTGAGGACTCACGCAACCGGTGGCGACAGCCAAGGCCCCTGCTGACAATGCGGCCAAGCCCAGTTGCCTGATGCCAAGGCGCTCTTTCGGGGTCAGGGGTTTCTCCGGTGTAACCATCTCGCCCGATAGCCTGACCAGAAAAGTGCCGCAGACTTTCTCGGTCTGCGCACGTTCAAGGATGCGTTGGCGTTCCTCGAATGAAAGCAGGGATAAGTTAGGCACTTGCATCCTGCATGCGTAGCAGAATCGCCCGCGATCATCGCCGGACATTTGCGTCCACGGCATGGGGCAGACGAAGCCGAGTTTCGGGGTATGGCTCATACGTGATGCGGTTGTCGGTGGCTGCTTAGTTAAGAATGAAAGGCCGGTGATGACTGGCTTACAACCGCGGATTGCCGCCAGACTCAGGAGCCCGTGGCATCACTGAACCGGTTGAGCCACGTGAGCGGATCGGAGGCACTGGGGATCAACGAACCGAACACAAGGTGGGTTTCAGTCAGGCCGTAGAGAACGAAGAACGGGAAGATATACAGATTGCGGCGCCGGACTTCGCGAAGAACGAGTGAACCCGTGTTCAGAAAGTGTCCGGCTGAAGTGGGATTATCTTTGATGACAGCGATGGCCTCATCCACCTCGAGACGGAAGCGGTGGTCCAACCGGACTGAGATCGTGCCGTATTGGCTGGCGAACCGCCGGACGTCGGCCGCGAAATCGGGGTGATAGACAACGGTCATCGCAGGGCCGCGCGGAACTGGCTTTCGGTCAGTCCCGTGGTTTGGCCCTTGATGATGTCTTCCATGCGTCCCACGCCTTCACTGATCGCGGTCTTCTGCGATTCATCAATGGCAAGGCTGGCGATGATCTCCCGCGCGAGCGCGAGGCGCTCTGTTTCCGGGAGTGCAAGCACGGCTTCGGTGAGGTGCGCGGAGGTCACGGAGGGAAAGCTAGTCGCCAAGGGCGGAGATGCAAGATTGGGTTGGTCTATGGCTCGTGGCGCAATGGGACGAAATCCGGCATAACGGGCCGGTCAGTCCGGGAGAGGGAGTGATCAATCTCCAATGCCGTTTAACACAGTGGCCGCAGAGAGCACGGAGACTTACGGGGGCGCGCAACCTAAGGCTCGCCGCTCAGCAGGTCTCAACTTCTTCAATGCTGAGTCTAATCTCCTTTCATCGGATGTCGGCCTGTTCCCAGTCGATCGACCACCCGGTCGCGGCAAAATATTCATCGAGCTGCTGCTTCGACTCGACCCAATCATCGAAGGCACCGCCGGTATTCGGGCCGTTGGAGTTCTTCCACCACTGATACACAAGATAACCTCCGGTGCTCTTCGTGTCGTCTTCAACACGCACACACATCTCGGAATGGTCGCCATTGCGTATCTTGCCGACGACTTCGATTGGAATGCTCATCCTATGCTGATTAGTGTTACTGGGCCTTGTTCGCCACCGGCAGCACGATGAATTCGCTGGCTTTGGCGGGGTCGTAGAATTGCTTGGCGAGGGCGGTGAGTTCGGCGGCGGTGATGCTTTCGTTGTCGGTGTAGCGGTTGCGGCTCCAGTCGAGACGGTCGGGGTATTCCTGCGCGGCGGCGAGGACGGTGCCGAGCCAGTAGGGGTTGGTGCGCGCGGAATCGCGCAGGGCGGTGAGGATGGGCTGGCGGGCGCGCTCAAGTTCCTCGGCGGTCACCTCGCCGGCGTGGAGGTCGGCGGCGACCTTCTTCATGGCGTCGGCGATTTTGCGGGTGTCTGCCGGCGCGACGACGGCCTCGGCGACGAGCCAGCCGTAGCCGGGATAGGTGTCGCTGAGATCGGCGCCGGCGTTGGGGCTGTAGGTCCCGGCGAGCTTCTCGCGGATCTCGACGCGCAGGCGGTCGGCGAAGACATCGTTGAGCATGCGCAGGCGGCGCGTGAGTTTCACGTCGCGGCCGTCGGTGGCGGGCCAGTAGAGGCGTACGAGGGCCTTGGGGATCTCGGACGTGATGGTGTATTCCTTGGCCAGCGGCGCGGCGGGGCGGGTCACCCGGCGCGTGGCTTCGTAGGCGGGCTTGGCGTCTCGCTTCGGGAGGGCGCCGAAGGTCTGCGCGACGGCGGCGACGACGGCGTCGGTCTCGAAGTCGCCGACGACCGCAATCTCGATCGGGGCGCGGGCAAATTCGGAGCTAAGCCAAGCCTTCAGTTCGTCGAGGCTGCGGGAGAGCAGCACGTCCTTGGGCGGGAGGCCGAAGCGCGGGTCGCCGCCCGCGAGGAGGTTGGCGATCTCCAGCTGGAAAGGTCCGTCGGGCGTGTGGGGCAGGCGCTGATAGACTTGCTCGGCCATCTTGTGCAATTGGCGGATCGACTCGGGGCGGTAGCCGGGGTCGGTCAGGAACGCGCAGAAGAGCTGGAGCTGGAGGAGCAGGTCGGCGCGATTGGTGGCGGCGCCAAAGGTGAAGGCGTCGCTCTGCGCGCCGAAGGCGAGCCCCACGGTCTTGCCGGCGAGGAGGCGCTGCAGGTCGTCCACGCTGTGTTTGCCGAGACCGCCGGTGGTGAAGGCGACGTTGGCCAGCACGCCGAGTCCGCGCTGTTCCATGGGCAGCGTGAGCGTGCCGCCGCCGAGGCGGATGTTCACGCGGATGCGGCCGGCCTCGAAGTCGGTGGCCTTGAGGTTGAGACGGACGCCATTGGCGAACTCGATGAGCGTCGCGCCGAGATCGTCCACAGCGGTGCGCTTGGCGACCTGGCCGGCGGGGCCGAAGTCGGTGTAGGCGAAGGCGGCCTGCTCGATCTTCGCCGGCGGCGCGACGGCGACCTCGGCGCTGGCCTGAAAGGTGGAAGCGATGGCCGCGGCGGCGTCGGGCAGCTGGACATTACCCGTGACAAAGAGCTTGCGGCCGGCGGCCTCGGACCAGGCGGCGCGGAGGGCGGCGGTGCAGATCTCGGGGGTGATCCGGGCGAGGGCGGGCTGGTAGAGCGCCTGCTCGGCGTTGGGGTGGGTGGAGACTGCGTCGTCAATGAGGTCGCCGACGAGATCCTGCGCGAGGCCGCCCGAGCGGCGTGTGGGTGCGGTCTTCACGGCCTGATCGAGGTTGTTGGTCATCTCGGCGACCGC
This DNA window, taken from Oleiharenicola lentus, encodes the following:
- a CDS encoding addiction module antitoxin RelB; translated protein: MTSAHLTEAVLALPETERLALAREIIASLAIDESQKTAISEGVGRMEDIIKGQTTGLTESQFRAALR
- a CDS encoding M16 family metallopeptidase, whose protein sequence is MKLLPFPVRTLRLAFVLVLAPLVALRAADFPHQTSDLPADPAIHWGKLYNGLRYALLRNAEPKGRISARLAIKAGSLHENEDQRGLAHFLEHMAFNGSKHFPAANVIEFFQKLGMDFGGDTNASTGFDRTIYQLELPDAKPETLRESLTWFADVAGGILFEPAEIEKERGIILSEKRARDSVGLRTFLAEMDFLVPDTRLPQRLPIGTEEVLKNAPRERFLEYYDTWYRPERMVLVLVGDLEPAAVEPLVREIFGPLKARAPALPEPRLGVVTPTATVEARLHTEMEAGAANVSIQTVVPYAFEPDTAAGRLKYLPRTLALRMLNRRLSILAKQEGAPFLGGIVGVTEQFDLFRNASIELNCRPDQWQAALTVAEQELRRALEHGFQPAELAEAVAEMTNNLDQAVKTAPTRRSGGLAQDLVGDLIDDAVSTHPNAEQALYQPALARITPEICTAALRAAWSEAAGRKLFVTGNVQLPDAAAAIASTFQASAEVAVAPPAKIEQAAFAYTDFGPAGQVAKRTAVDDLGATLIEFANGVRLNLKATDFEAGRIRVNIRLGGGTLTLPMEQRGLGVLANVAFTTGGLGKHSVDDLQRLLAGKTVGLAFGAQSDAFTFGAATNRADLLLQLQLFCAFLTDPGYRPESIRQLHKMAEQVYQRLPHTPDGPFQLEIANLLAGGDPRFGLPPKDVLLSRSLDELKAWLSSEFARAPIEIAVVGDFETDAVVAAVAQTFGALPKRDAKPAYEATRRVTRPAAPLAKEYTITSEIPKALVRLYWPATDGRDVKLTRRLRMLNDVFADRLRVEIREKLAGTYSPNAGADLSDTYPGYGWLVAEAVVAPADTRKIADAMKKVAADLHAGEVTAEELERARQPILTALRDSARTNPYWLGTVLAAAQEYPDRLDWSRNRYTDNESITAAELTALAKQFYDPAKASEFIVLPVANKAQ